The segment TCAGTAGTTTTGATCCTGAATCCCAGACACAACTACTCGTCACCAATGACAGAAAGCACATTCATGGATGAGGCAGAATTTTGTGAGCTGTGCACCCCAAACCTAAGCACCTAAGAAGAGAAGGAATTGATATAGTCATCAGACAGAATATTATGTCAAAAGATACAATTTTACATGTTAATTAATGATTCAAAGAGGAAACCGTTGTATGATGAACGAAAAACAACAAATCCAATGATCCCTGCAAGGCAAGATCTTGAGCTAACTTTACGAAactgaaaaatgaattttgttatATGCCAAAAGAAAAGTGATAATATTGACCAAGAATTAAATGCTTCTGGAGAATACATACTGGACAATTGAGTGCTCCAGAATGTGCAAACCATAGGTCGAACAGTCCTTTTAGTTCATGTAAGAGATTTGCACATCATCTCCATTGCCCTAAATTTGAGATGATATCCAAGTTTAAACTAGTAATGGAAATCTTAtgtggattttttttataaaaaaaataggtACTGACCTATTTGTTGAGCAGGATTCTCCCAAAAGAACATTCTAGCTTGATGGAGCCTACCTAGTTGTATTATTGACCAAGTTTATCCTAAACTCTTCAATTCTTATGAAGAACATGTAAAACTACTAACGCGTCATCCCATCTGGTCGACAAGTCACTTCCACCTACTCGACACATCACCTCCACCTGGCTAACACCCCGTTCCCACTAGGCCAACATGTCAGGCTGGACTCGACCTGATGAAGCTGGCAACGTGGCACCACTGATGAGGATGCCGACTCAACCCCACGAGGTTGACCACACAGCACTGGCAAGAAAGCTGGCTCGACAAACCATTACTTCGTAACTCATTGGTTCAATGCACGATTATATGACTCAATGATAGTCAGTTGATATGCATAATCGTCTCAATATTTACCATGGCCTCAGCCCAATGGTCATATATCTTACTATAAAAATGCCCTCAGGTGCATTCTCAAGGACTCTAGTATCCTATGACTGAATACACTTGTTTACTTCGACACTTCACTTAATCATCTGAACCCTTGTTGACTTAAGTGTGGGGACCTTATCGAGTACGTACCATATCGAAATTCGAAAGTGGACCTCGATTGGCTCGAAACCCCATCCACATATCAAACAACCAGAATCTAATTTAACAATAATAAATACTCAAAAGTTTAACTCTGCATGTAGAAGACCATAATGAATGTTTTAAAATAGACCTTATATAATAGAAATATGAGCCAATATAAGACTACAGCAGCCAATGTTTACATGACATAAAGATCATTTATATCATGTAAGCTGCCTATTCATGCTCGCAAAGGATGAATATTGCCATTAAATTTTCTACAAAATAGAAAGAGAACTTATGACATTTTTCATTCTTGTAGTCCAACCATGGAAGTTGCTACTAGCAGGCTATTTGCATCAATTATGTTGAAGTTTTCTAAGAAAAGAAAGGGGAACCATGTAATGTTTTAACTTTTTAAGTCTGCTGACAGATGCCAATGAAAATCACTTCTAAATTCAAGAACATATGTAGCATTGGACTGAAACTATTGGCTTAGCGATTTCACAGTTAGGCAGGGAGTTCTATAcacaaaaattaagaaaaaaatgaacTAAGAAAATTGCACCAAGATTTGCAAGACAGCATAAGATGAAGCAAGAAATCCGGACCTCCAAATACAAATTATAAGAAATAGTACCAGCCAGAATAtagaatatataaataaaaaatcccAATCTAAACAAATTCAAAAATTAAGTAAAATCACGAGCAAAGTTTTAATTCTTGATCCAATACCAGTTTCAACAACTGGTTGAACTGGCATGGCATTAAAAACTGGATAATACATCAACTTATACCGCTCGAGTGTCACCAGTAAAAACGAAAAGAAAATGATTAAATACTGATTGGTACTGACATATATGGCTTGGTACTAATCCTTAGTATGGATTGGTACTGACATAAAGGAGTAAATTCCAATTAGAATGTACCGATTGATACATACAGTCAGAGCGATATTTGATTCCATAAGTGCAAAAATGGTGCTTGGTGAAATTGTAGCAAGAAACAAGTTCAGATATCATGACAGTCTCACCCACCTTTCACCCTTTTGTTCCCAGAAGAGTGATCATTTTTGCCAAAAAATTGTTTCATATAAATCAGTTTCATTCATGAATTAGCATTAAATAGGTTTAACTTCCAACATGATGCAAACCAAAAAGAAAACACTATAATTATATCTGTTCATACAGTTGATTTATTAAGAATATACCATAATATTCAAAAATCACTACCCTTGTTAAAAGAaacaggcttcatgatttcaattGCAGAAAAACTACATGCAATTCATGGAAAACCTGTGGTTTCGAGTTTCAATGAATGCAGATTTACTATATTTTGCACATTGTAATTGAGCTTCAGTCAAAGGAAAAAAGGCCTAGGATAAAAAACAGAAGCTGATTCCTGATACTCTTCCAGGGTCATGTCAAGTTAGCTGGCCTTTGAAGAATCACCACGTAATTCATCAAGCTCCTTGACTTACAGTAAGTCAACCACATTAATGCCAAAATCAACAACTTGGTCACCAACATATGACTTTGCAATTTCCTTTTTATATATCTAAAGAGGTAGCAATGGATGCATGATTTCAATATAAAAATATGTAACTAGTTTTTGGTCATCAACTGCCTACTCTATGGTTTTGTCTTCCTCTAAACAAGCTTCCTGATTCCAAAGGCATCCTCAGTCATGATTGAATTGGCATCTTCCATATGTAAACCAACTCCGTCAGCTTCTCAATAGGTTTCATGACTTGAAGCAAACTCACCCAAAACTTCATTTTGTTTTTGCCTAGTATTTCCATATATGGCAGCTAAAACATGATATCAATATAACTTATATCTTATATCTATAGAAATATTATCCAAAAATTTGAAGTACCTGATAAAGTTCCATCTTTCACCAAATTCAGCAAGATCTTTATTTTCCTTCATAATTTGATGGTCGATTTTGAGACAATGATAATGTTCCTTATTTTGTAGTGAATTGCCTCTTTCATAAACTTTTTCCCGGTATTCACTTTAGAAATCCAAATAAAAATGACTTACATATATTAACTTGTAGATAAATGTAAGGATCTATTATCTTCAACTCTACTTAAaagtgatctttgatttttttttttttttttttatcatagatgATAACATGCTCTTACTTGAACATGTAATCATAGATGATTTTCATGTTGTGATGTGCCTCTAATTCTATCCACAAGTAATCCTCTCTTACTCGAACCCTCATCATGCTCAATATTAATCAACGCTACCATTTATCATGATCCGATCTGATGGGATAAGTGACCCATTAACTTGATAGGCATTGAACCACATGGCGGAAAATACTTAGGCTCAAGTTTTCACACATCCTCAATTACTGTCATTTTCATCTAAATTATTATATGCTAGGCAGAAGTTGAATTTGATTTCTCCAGTAAAGCCACTGTCATTCGTTTCTGCTCCATCTGAATTCCCAAATggcaagaaaaagttttctttttcTCACAGTTCTGTTCACTTCTAAACCAAAAAAGCACTCAGAGGACGACTCAAATGTCTTGCCATCAAAGTGATACCAATTCAGTGGTTTACACACAACTATAggaaaatctaagacatacttatcTGATTCTCCTTTTCTTCCCTTGTCAAGCATAAGTGTACCCGTTATGATTGCTCACATACACCCATGCATTCAGCAAACCAATGGAACGATAATAAAGGGAAAATTCTTGATCAGCAAACACTGGACAACTATCCAGTATCCTCTGACGTCTGGATGAACGCCCACCACCCAAATCAAGAAGGGGATAAATGAATTCCCTGACCAGTGGAAACAGAATGTACGTGGTCTTCACTAAATTATAAGCTAAAGAGACAATTTTTTGGGGGATCAATCAAACACCGGGACATATAATAGTTTAGGATTGATCGTCAAACATACCTAGTAAGGGATCAGACCCTCAGCAGCTGCACCTTGTTGGCGAACGCAATCCCGATCCAATCGGGGTGTGCTGCAGACCACTGCAGTTGGTTGATCTCCGCGCCCGCCGTGTAGACCAACATAGGATCAATCCCTTCCGGCGATACCGTGcctgcagctgcggctgcaggCAATTCCCAGATAAGCGCCTGGCCGTCATCCCCGGCCGAGCAAATATGCCGCGCGGCCTTCGGCGACCACGCAATGGCATTGACGCTAGCGCAGTGCCGCTGCAGCTCAGCCACGGGGGTGGCAGGGGCGCGGATGTCGAGCACGACGACGCGGTTGCTGTCCATCATGGTGGTGGCCATGTAACGGAGGTTGGCCTTGTTCCAGGCGAGGCGGAGCAGGGGGGTATCGGGGCGGGGGCTCTCGTAGATGATGGTGGAGTGTTCCTTGTCGCGGAGGTCGAAGATGCGGACGGAGCCGTCCGCGGACACGGAGGCAAACACGGCGGGCTCCCCCCAGGCGATGTCGTAGACCTCCTTATCGTGGGCGATGAGCTGGGTCTCGACGGCACCGCGCTCTACGTCCCAGATGGTGCAGGTGGTGTCGATGGAGGAGGTACCGATGCGGCGGGGTTCTGTGTCGTTCCAGTCGAAGGAGGTGAGCGGGGCGCAGTAGCCACTGGACTTGCTGTTGTCAAGGACCGAGCGGATCTTGGCGCCGTCGGGGCCCAGGAGCCAGAGGCGGAGGCAATCGGAGGCGGAGGCGAGGAGCGGGCTGTTGGGATGCGGGTGGAACATGAGTTTGGTGGACGGGTAGGGGTGGTCGAAGGAGACCGCGGGTTCGGCGCGGAAGGAGAGCGCGTCCTCGTCGAAGGAGACGACATCGACGCGGTTGCCGTACTCCTCGATGAAGGATCCTAGGGCGAGGCGGGGGGAggcggccgcggcggcggcgggggagggGGAGAAGGCCATGGCGTAGACGGGGTGGGGGGAGTCGAAGGTGAAGGCGTTAGAGTTGAGAGGTGATTCCTGGGTGGAACTCTCCATTTCCCCTGCGCTCTCCTCCCTCTCctgtctctcctctcctctccccatCTCTTCTTATGTGCTGTTCGGGAGCGGTGGAACagattcctcctcctctctctctctctctctctcgctcgcctaACGGTCAAAGCGGTGACTGGTCTCGGTCAACTCCGCTGTGCGCAAGAGAGTGGACCTTCGATCGGCTTGTGATCGCTGTCTCACTCCATTCAGTGCTCTGCTGACGGAATTTTACGAATCCATTTAaatcgattttttttttaaattagatttATAATACACTTCGATAATAAAGTTAggcatataaattaaattaatcagGTTCGTCTTTTCTAACTGTTATTATCGACTTTACATTATATACAACATAATTATGAGAACGCATTATTCAATCCGATCCAATGTTAATGTTGAGGATTCTATCAGATGGGTTGCTCCGAGATTCGTGCGCATGATACTTAGATGGAGGAAGGCAGGTGTACTAGTCAGAGCCACGTGGGCTTTACAATTCCACGGATGTGCAAGAAGAAGTAAACAAAGAAGAAAGTGAACTGTCCAAGGAAAATGATTCTGTTGACTTTGACAAGAGCATGCATTCCTACAGGACTGATGAGCAATCACTAAATATGGTAGGGTAGGGCTTTCAATCGAAAGGCTGATTCCTCCATACCCCTGAATTCTATGGtcactgaatatatatatatatatatatatatgtgtgtgtgtgtatatatatatatatatatatatatatatatgtatatatatgaatctgAGTAATTATAGATTAGTAGGTGTATACTGAAATTTGAGCTATTATTTAGATCTTATGAGAGCAAGAACACTGCTTTGTTGTTTCAAACAAGTACTAATTTTCAATTAAATGAAAAGTATAACTTTTACTAACTCTTCAccatcatagaaaaaaaaaattatatgtttaaaaaataaaaaaaatcaattacatTAAATGAACCCACTATCACTTCTACAATAATACACTACTCAATCAAATATCTcaacataaataataatatattaaatcaaGTCCACATGTGACTTTTTCTTTTCTGTCCATTTAACTGGCATTCGATTTTATTTCCCACAcacgataaaaaaataaaaagacagATTTAAGAAATACATCTTATAAGAAATTGAAATTATGTTACAAAAGCTGCAAAACTAGGTGTACACTGATGAACCTAGCTATGTTACAGAAGCTGGAAAACTCAGTAATTCAAGATACCTACTACATGTTTAAGACTAAAATTTGGGTTGCAAGAACTGATTCTATTAGACAAACAAAAGTACCCATCTGAACAAAGGTATTAGGAGCTTAGGCACCAAAACAATCCAAGTAATGCTAGCAAAAGCATTGCTGACAAAAACAAAATGACTGTAAGTGGAGAGTGTGAAGCAGCTCCGGTTGACGTTGGATCCGAAGATTGGCCTGTGGTTTTGTCCGCGTTCTTATCAGTCTGTCTTGCTCTCGATCTCAACTTGGGTTTGGAATCATAGATCTCAGGAGAAGAGGACTTTATCTCGGAGGAGTTTGCATCATCTGCATGACAATCAACAGTGATCAATTTGTGCCACGAATTGGACAGCCCAGGTACCATGTTTACCATTGCCTTGACCAACCCAAAATGGGTTCTAGCCTAAAACATAGACCCTTGAACTAACTAATTTTTGAGAACGTCATTAGGGTCTTCTTTTGGGTTAAATCAAAGCTTAGAGAGGTGCACATTTCCTGAAATAATATTAGGAAAAAAATTTCATGTGCATCACTTGCAAAGCAGGCAATTTCAGAATTACCTCTTGAAATGTTGAGGTGAATCCTATGCTCCTCAAAAAACCCATTATCATGGAATATATGTTTTTAGTTCTGTGGGCCAATAAAGGAGACATAACAAGAGTTTCAAAATTTGCAGGCACATAAATGTAACTACCCATGAAATGTTAATCAACCTAATTGACAACCTTGGGGTCTGAGCAGGCGagattaattttatatttcataACAATCTTGACTGGAGAATTAGTCTCCATGGAACTTAAACCCATCCCATTAATAAAACTTAGGATAGCGCACACTGAAAAAGTCAGGTTAAAGTAAAATATAGTCATATCCATCTCAGATCAATTTAGTTAAGCTAGTAATGGTCAAAAAGTTTTAGCAATCAAAAAATTTCTAGTTGCAACATGGTTTGTTGTTTATTACCATGAGTGTCCTCGGCGGTAAGACCAGAAACTAATTTTTCTTCATCAAATTGGTGCTCCAAAACTTCACTAGCCTGTAAAAATTTTTCCATGGTACACATTTAGTATTAAGAAGTTTATTAGGTCAATATAACAAACAGAAACTGTTAACAATGTTGTCCTGATATATTCTATTATCTTAATATTAGGTAAATTTATCATTTCTGAGAATAACCAACTCAAACATCATACCTCAGTGACACCTGATTTGTCTGAATCATCATTATTACTGCTCAAGGCATGAACAGTTCTGGGGGCAGATCCATTGTGAATGAACTTCTGCAAACGTAACCGTCTCATTGCCGAGCCTTGCTGTTTAATCAAGTAATCTGAGTCTGTCAAATTTTTGCGAACTCTGATCTGGATTTCAGCCCTGTCAAAGTTGTCCGTATTGGTTGATTCTTGATGCAAAGAACCTGCAGAAGAGTCCATCGAGGAGATATTTCGGCTAAACTTCTGATTAGGAAACACAGAGATCTGCCATGTATCTTGTTCCGTAGGAACATTATAACTATTCTCCTGTGATAAGTGGCTTGAACCAACTGGCAGCCTGCAGATTTCTTCATAAAAACCTATGCCATCCTGAGGTAATCAACACAGAAGAAAAATTAGAATTTTACAAGTTCATTAACTGTAATTGCTTTACCATATGTTTTCACTCAAATCAACACAGTTTGCGAACTTGTGGAAGtaaaaaacaaaaaggagaaaagttacaGAACTAGTGTCCCTAAAATATTATCTAAATAAAATTCACCTCAAAAGTAGTAACTTCAGTATCTTCATCACTGCCTGTCCTGCTATCCTTGCCTGATAGCGTGTCCCAGTGGGAATCATCCATGATCAAACAATTCCGATCTTCTGCCTCAAACTCCATAATTAGACCTCTACAGGCACTTGATGCCTCATGGGAACATTCCTCTTGATTAAAAAGAACTGCATCTAAGAATTCAGTGACAGAGTCCTGCTCAATGTTGTCAAATTGATTAAGCTCCTGCAGAAGTCCCTGGTTTACTCCATCATAAAATGAGTGGCCCTTAGGAGACACTATCGGGGAACTTATATGGTAATCATCAGGACCAAGCTTGTCACATTCTTGGCCCAGGTATTGTGCGAAATCATCCAACAGAGAATCAACCTGAATTTTATATCCAAGAAAACAGAACCGTAAGTCAATAAGCGCCATCAAATTTGAGCTTATAGAAAATGGTTAACTAAGTCTAGTAAATTTCTTGTCTGAAGCCACAACAAAGACATAAATAAGCAATGTAATGAAAAATAGCTTAATTTTTAGTGAATAAAATAGCATGTATTGTTATTGTCCATGATATCTTACTTCAGTAGCCACATCGGTCCCCTGATCAGCAACATCTGAAGCAATATTAGCATTGCAATAGCTCTCTTCTGGTTTCAACAAACAGCTGTTTGCAAAAGCCATTTTATCTGCTACTAATTCATTAATAGCTGATGGTGGCATCTCAAAGATACGAGGCAAAGGTTGCAgattttcttgcaaatccaacccTGGAAGGTTTTGGTTCAATGATGTCAGAACTTCCTCTGCAGCCTCTGATCCATGCTGCGTCTCACCTGGTGAAACAATGGTTGGAGAAGGAGATAAGCCAGTACTTTCCATCTCATCAACATTTTTCTCCATGCAATCATTGATCTCAGAAACTAAGGTCTGTTCTTCAGGCTTCCTGAATAAACGACAAAGAACATAGCCACCCTGCACaagattaaaaatatatgaaacaaATTCCATGTACCTCCAGTTGGTTTCGATGCATGTAGATCAATTAGTAAACaaaatcagaagaaaaaaaatcataagtactGAACAGATTTAGTTAGTGTGCTGATAATTAAATGAGAAGAAGAAGCGACTCACCTGCTCACCCGACTCATATTCGGGCTCAGTGGTTCGATACTCATGCATAATCCAATTAGTGCGGACGCCCCTGGGAGCCCGGCCGCGGTGGAAGACAAGGGTCTTTTTCATGCCTACAATCATCGAACCTGGTGATCTGGACTTGATCGTCCGATCCTTCCCTGTGGCCTTCCAGTACCCAGCCTCCGTAGCCCGGTTGGAACGGTTGCCGCTGGGATACTTCCGGTCCTTTGGTGAGAAGAAGAACCACTCCGGATCAATTGATTTGATCAATGATTTGTCTGCTGACCAACACAGAAACCATTACAGCAGTTAGAAATAGAATCTTCACAAACAAAAGCAGTGTTGGAAAGCAAAGGATTGAACGCAATGCCAGATCCGAAATTGAATGTTCCGGACAAAACCGCGAGGAGATATCAGTGCATGcacaaaaaatcttttttttcgtAAACGAAAAAAGAGGGGAAACAAACATTTAGGGCCGATGCAAACAAAAGGCAAGATTTGACAACAAGAACGAGAAGGAAGAAGCAGGAATTGAGATCGGAAAGGGGAATGATCACCGGGGACGTCCCACGGCTCGCACTTGCAGACGTCTATCTCGGGGATGACCTCGATCTCCGACTTGATACGGCCGGTGATCTTGCCCTTAAGGTAGTGATTCACCAACTCCGCATCCGTCGGACGGAATCGGAACCCCAAGGGCAGCGATTCAACGGAGACAGCATCCATTTCCACCGCTCACTCCTCTCCCGTCACTATTCGCCAACCCACTACTGCCTCTGCTCGTCAATACACCAAATCGGGTTGTACAGACAAGAAGAACAAGAGAAATAGGATCGCCAAAAACTACAGAACATCAAGGCAACGACGATCCGCGGAAGGCATACCGGACCTACTGGTCTTGCTCCGCCTTTTTTCATATTTATAGTCGGTCTCATTCGCACTCTTACTGTTGCATGATCGATGATAAGACTATGATGCCCCTGTCCAAAGGTGAACAAGATCCGGTCAATCGGGGGCGAACATGGGGACTGTTTAGTAATTTGATTGACAGTTTTGAGGAGGCTTCTTCGAAGGGACGGCAGGGCCGACGAAACTCCCAGTGTAGACGCGTGGTTGAGGCCTTAGCAACCGTTGGATGGAGATCGGACGGATTCCTTTCTCTTCTCGGCTTTGCTTCGGCACGAAGCATTAGGGTGGTGGGCTCGCCATGTTGACCGCGGGCCGTGTCTGGGAGTCCGTGTCAGGTAGGAGCAATCCTCTTATGATTGACGTCAGTTACAATTTTTCTTACCTGCCTCATGATTGGTTTCATTCGGCTCTTCTTCCAAAAGTATGGTGGGTCCGTCACGAGTATATAGAAAACTACGCGACAAGTAATAGCGAAAGTTTTCCTACCTGTTTTATCGTCACCCAGACACCTACTTGCTTGTAATCGGTCCTCAAGCTCAGGCCCACAAGGCGTCCAACGAGATGAACGGGTAAACCACGCATCGTTGGACGAGCAATGAAGGGCATTCGAGGAGCATTAAGCCAATGTGTACGTATCCTTTACTCCGAACTCTGAAAGGTTCGGATCACGATAAGTTCAGCTGAGATTGAGATTTCTTGAAGGATATGAGCTTTGTTTGCACGGAATCCGTCGTGTGTGCTGTATCATATACATTTTCTTCGCGTTGTTATTAAGCAACATGATTTTTGTAGAAAAATTTGAAAACGACATCATATACGTAatagaaaaatataaataaaatttttaaatttctcgAACAGTGTTCGTCGTCGAAAATTTATGCGTAAAATCTTACTGAAAAATATGTGTGAGATAATTATGTTACATAGAAAGATTATATAGTCTAcataaagatttaaattttatatgtgataatatttataaaaattagaTGATATGGAGTAGAATATCATATATTTACATTTTCGATCGATTAAGTTTAGATaattaatcaaaaaatatataatacttatcataaatgcttgatgtGGTGGACACACTGATGGTTACATCAGTGTATATAAGAAATCTGATGTAAGCAAAAAgaatattttgatattcataCGATGATTAATGAGTATTCAAACACTTGATTCATGAATGATCTATATAAATATCGAAATTGGATGAGTTTATTAATATGATCCTACTAGTCGAAtcgaaaaaagaatttttttatcaaaataataattaacttcGATTACATATCcttatgattttttataattaatttaatcaaacaatattatgtttttttaataataaattaaatcaaaAGTATATTATATGATATGGATGAAATATACTCTTGACCTTCGACTATGCAATATGGGTAGAATATTACATCCTTCTATTTTGTACTAATATCCTCTTATTATGCTttgagtaataatttttttttatcaatacttaaaatatatatatccaATTTGGATATTAAGATTCTATCCATTTAaacaagatacaaaaagcttatgTTAATCATTTATACCGCTAACTAGTAttagttaatttaaatttaaaaatataatatataaaatggCTAAGGTCCTTGGTAATTAGATTCGttgatattaatattaattagaaTAATATGTTAGAAAACTTGCTGCGAATAGTTGAACTTACATGTATACCATGTTATATATGCAAAATTATAGTTTTCATAGGGTGACGATATATGTTaaacttcaatatatatatatatatatatatataaatatatatataaaataaataataataataataataataacatttacTTGCAGGAGCAAATATTATATTTCGGAACTTTGGcaaggatagatatgtaaaaaTACCCATCGCACCATGTCGCGCCCGCAACATAACCGTCACAAACGCCGTTAAACCGAAACATCATTGCAAACCCTAACGTGCCTTCCGACCAATATTTATATCGTCTGCCACGCGGTCTTCAACATATCGAAGAAGCGGCGACCTTTAACCCTAGTTTCTCGGCTCCCTACCAGAGAAGAAGCGACCGCCGCCTCAGCCGAGATGGGCCGTGTCCGGACGAAGACCGTGAAGAAGTCCTCCCGCCAGGTGATCGAGAGGTACTACTCGCGCATGACCCTCGACTTCCATACGAACAAGAAGATCCTCGAGGAGGTGGCCATCATCCCATCGAAGCGGCTCCGCAACAAGATCGCTGGGTTCAGCACCCACCTCATGCGCCGGATCCAGCGGGGTCCCGTCCGCGGGATCTCCCTCAAGCTCCAGGAGGAGGAGCGCGAGCGCCGTATGGACTTCGTCCCCGACGAGTCCGCCATCAAGGTTGACCACATAGAGATCGACGGTCAGACCTTCGACATGCTTGCTGCCCTTGGCATGGCTGACCTCCCCGGTGTCGAGAAGCAGGCCGTTGCCTCCGCTCCGCCCGCCTACTCGTCCCGCCCCGTCGGCGGCTACGGCCGCAGACTGTGAGATTGCTTCATCTCAAGCTCATTCGTCCTTTTATATTACTTAAATCTGGAGTATTCATAAGTTTGTCAATTGAAACGTTTTGAATTATTTACTCGGACTAGTTTAAATGTAGCTTTATTGGTTCTACTTTGATCTCGAACTTGACTTGGATGTTGGAACTGCAGTATCAATTAATTTGAAGTTTCATATAATTGGTAGTGGTTGGAATTTTACATTTTGATgagtatttttcataattttcctTTATTCAGCGTGCTTATTATGTTGTTCATGTTAATCATGCATACTGCAACAAAATGATTTCTTCTTTTAGCTGAGACATCGTAGAAGAATCTCAAATATTCAACAGGTGAGAAGGATTTTATTGGAAATTGTCGGTCGTTTTATATGTTAATTTATTGTAAAAGTTATATTTTGCAGATCTCACTGCTATCATGTTTTGTCATGTACTTAATGATTTGTTCTTAAAGTTTATCTCTGGTTTTTCTGGAACTTACATGCTAGAATTTTGAAACATTTATGGTAAGTAGGACTACCATGTAATTTGATTGAACTTGTAAAAACTATTAGTGGATATTGAACCTGGGAAGCCCAAAATTGTAATCAAATTACATTCTTTAAACTAATCACATTTAAGGTAGAAAAAGGGTTGGATACTTCTTTTTTTTCCTCGATCAGCTCATTCGCAAATTGCTCTGCTCAGCTTTTCTTTTCCATACCTTGGTTTCTGCCAGAAATTCTCATCTCCAACATGAACAGCTAAGTTGAGAAGCGACAGTGCCTAATCTATTTTATCTGTTATCCCTATGTTAGATTGCCAGTAATGCAACAAAGAATGTGGTGTTGCTAACGTTCACATTGTCTTGTTGATACATTCTGCACAGCACTGACCTCACTAATATAGTGGTCTTATTTA is part of the Musa acuminata AAA Group cultivar baxijiao unplaced genomic scaffold, Cavendish_Baxijiao_AAA HiC_scaffold_117, whole genome shotgun sequence genome and harbors:
- the LOC135655614 gene encoding protein TRANSPARENT TESTA GLABRA 1-like — encoded protein: MGRGEERQEREESAGEMESSTQESPLNSNAFTFDSPHPVYAMAFSPSPAAAAAASPRLALGSFIEEYGNRVDVVSFDEDALSFRAEPAVSFDHPYPSTKLMFHPHPNSPLLASASDCLRLWLLGPDGAKIRSVLDNSKSSGYCAPLTSFDWNDTEPRRIGTSSIDTTCTIWDVERGAVETQLIAHDKEVYDIAWGEPAVFASVSADGSVRIFDLRDKEHSTIIYESPRPDTPLLRLAWNKANLRYMATTMMDSNRVVVLDIRAPATPVAELQRHCASVNAIAWSPKAARHICSAGDDGQALIWELPAAAAAGTVSPEGIDPMLVYTAGAEINQLQWSAAHPDWIGIAFANKVQLLRV
- the LOC135655607 gene encoding NAC domain-containing protein 14-like isoform X2: MDAVSVESLPLGFRFRPTDAELVNHYLKGKITGRIKSEIEVIPEIDVCKCEPWDVPDKSLIKSIDPEWFFFSPKDRKYPSGNRSNRATEAGYWKATGKDRTIKSRSPGSMIVGMKKTLVFHRGRAPRGVRTNWIMHEYRTTEPEYESGEQGGYVLCRLFRKPEEQTLVSEINDCMEKNVDEMESTGLSPSPTIVSPGETQHGSEAAEEVLTSLNQNLPGLDLQENLQPLPRIFEMPPSAINELVADKMAFANSCLLKPEESYCNANIASDVADQGTDVATEVDSLLDDFAQYLGQECDKLGPDDYHISSPIVSPKGHSFYDGVNQGLLQELNQFDNIEQDSVTEFLDAVLFNQEECSHEASSACRGLIMEFEAEDRNCLIMDDSHWDTLSGKDSRTGSDEDTEVTTFEDGIGFYEEICRLPVGSSHLSQENSYNVPTEQDTWQISVFPNQKFSRNISSMDSSAGSLHQESTNTDNFDRAEIQIRVRKNLTDSDYLIKQQGSAMRRLRLQKFIHNGSAPRTVHALSSNNDDSDKSGVTEASEVLEHQFDEEKLVSGLTAEDTHDDANSSEIKSSSPEIYDSKPKLRSRARQTDKNADKTTGQSSDPTSTGAASHSPLTVILFLSAMLLLALLGLFWCLSS
- the LOC135655607 gene encoding NAC domain-containing protein 14-like isoform X1 translates to MDAVSVESLPLGFRFRPTDAELVNHYLKGKITGRIKSEIEVIPEIDVCKCEPWDVPADKSLIKSIDPEWFFFSPKDRKYPSGNRSNRATEAGYWKATGKDRTIKSRSPGSMIVGMKKTLVFHRGRAPRGVRTNWIMHEYRTTEPEYESGEQGGYVLCRLFRKPEEQTLVSEINDCMEKNVDEMESTGLSPSPTIVSPGETQHGSEAAEEVLTSLNQNLPGLDLQENLQPLPRIFEMPPSAINELVADKMAFANSCLLKPEESYCNANIASDVADQGTDVATEVDSLLDDFAQYLGQECDKLGPDDYHISSPIVSPKGHSFYDGVNQGLLQELNQFDNIEQDSVTEFLDAVLFNQEECSHEASSACRGLIMEFEAEDRNCLIMDDSHWDTLSGKDSRTGSDEDTEVTTFEDGIGFYEEICRLPVGSSHLSQENSYNVPTEQDTWQISVFPNQKFSRNISSMDSSAGSLHQESTNTDNFDRAEIQIRVRKNLTDSDYLIKQQGSAMRRLRLQKFIHNGSAPRTVHALSSNNDDSDKSGVTEASEVLEHQFDEEKLVSGLTAEDTHDDANSSEIKSSSPEIYDSKPKLRSRARQTDKNADKTTGQSSDPTSTGAASHSPLTVILFLSAMLLLALLGLFWCLSS
- the LOC135655593 gene encoding small ribosomal subunit protein eS17-like; amino-acid sequence: MGRVRTKTVKKSSRQVIERYYSRMTLDFHTNKKILEEVAIIPSKRLRNKIAGFSTHLMRRIQRGPVRGISLKLQEEERERRMDFVPDESAIKVDHIEIDGQTFDMLAALGMADLPGVEKQAVASAPPAYSSRPVGGYGRRL